ATTTTGTGACGGATGGTGCTAAGCAGATTCTGCTCAATCCAACCACTTCATTATATTTGAAGATGAATACAAAAGGCTCAAACTTGATATCACTGATTTTCAGCCTGCTGCATATTTCTATTGTTCAAACAAGTTTCGTCGTTGTGATACTAGATTTCGTAGTGTAAGCAAGTACTATCATAATGTCAAGTATTGCAAAATTTGTGAGTCTAATATGGCAAATGAAGTAGCTAAGAAAGTGTCTAGAGCTGGTTCTAGTGACGGAGTCTGGACTAAACGGACAACATATTTCACAATCCTTGATGATCTGCAAATATTTCCAAATGAGATTGGACTCGTTCAAATCAGGACGCTTTTTGGAGTCACGGATGCGCATAAGGCCGAGGTAATCCAAGTCAATCTTGGATTCAATGAGGTGATTCTTGCTTCTCTAATCTCAGTCTTCTTCCAATATTTGTTACCACCTCTAACTAGTTGTTTTTGTGTTGTATAAATCTTGTTAGATTATTAAGTTGTTGATGGCTTCGTTGATGTCGCCAACTCCATTGTCGGATGTCATCCTAAACAAAACAACAGCCATGGATGGATTCAGCAAGTATTCCATTCGGTGAAATATCGAatatggtcttaaattagtcgtagttagcaattaatgaatgagttagcaattgattacatccctagtatgatatatttatgttattgaAAGGCAGACTAATCTACTTGAAAAAGAATAGTACtgtaaatatttgttttttggaataattaacatttttgaaatatttattacatCACATAATTATACAATCTATAATATAGAATTTTGTACATAATAATacaactaaaaagaaatattttgcttaaaatagaaatagaaaactaaaaaacagAGCCAAAATTTTCTAGATTAGTAAATATGTCTTcatcacataatataattttataagatagaattttcttcataattatatgctcaaaattttttttattgatatggCAATTACCATCTTGAACTTTGGCGGCTGATCTTGGCTGTAGGAAAGAAACACAGttgcaaaaattttgtgagacaaaattttaaaaatgatgtaaatggttggagtaaaattattttttggtgtGATGCATACTCTAAAATGGGTTTAGTTTAGTGTAAAGGATTGGAGATGGCctaagaaaattatattttggattttatttatttcctaattaaatagaattagtacatggaaaaatattagaagtaattgtttttccttctacaaattaggttttcttattttgcttattttcctttttagttattttccttCTAGTTCTACAAATTAGGTTTTcctattttgcttattttccttttaagttattttccttctagttttattttccataattttagaatttctCTTTGCCTAAATAAAGGTCTCATAGAGTTCTCAATTCTTTGAGTTCATTTTACCAGTCATTTCTCAATACGTTTCTGcattatttgcattatttcTCCTATTACTGCATCACACTCCTTTGTGATTAGGTAAGTTGTATCTCTACATTTACTCTTGTTTGTGCATACAAAATTCCCCTTTAGATTGCTGTATTAAATCCATAAATTGTTGGCGAAAAACAGTTTATAATTAATAgataaatcatgaattttggtgAAAAACTAACCAGTCTTATAATTTCACATGTCTTTCTTTTTGTAACACCAATACTACTAGCTAGGATGACTAAGGCTGGCGAGGATTTCAAGTTCACTTTGAAAGTGATGATCGACAAGAAGGAAAATAAGATGCTGTTTGCAGAATCCGACTGCCAATTTGTAGACATTCTACTGAGCTTCTTGAGTTTGCCTATGGGGAGAATTGTCAATGTCCTCAATGACCACTTTGGCCAGAAGGCGCCCGTCATTGGAAGCCTAACCAATTTGTACCATAGCTTAGCATGTGCTGACAACGCTGACTTCGTGTCAATCGATGCCAAGAACCTCCTGCTCAATCCAAGAAGTCCATTTGAAGTTGAATGCGGAATGCTAAAGCCGAGCCTCATTGATTTTCAGCCtactaaatattttcattgtcGCCAATGCCAATTTGGGACTCATAGTGCAAGCATATACTATGATCAAGCTGATCATTGCCTTATGCACCCAGAATATGGTCGTATAACTACAACAACAGACGAACCTGAAAGAGTGGCTAAAGCTGCTTTTGAAGGAGTTTTTGCTGCGGACAGGGCTTCTTTCATCATCTCTGATGATCTGCGGATATTTCCCAGTGCTATGGGTATCTTCCAAATCGCCAACGTTCTTGGCATTGCAAACATGGACAAGGCCGAGTCGATTGATGTGAAGATAGGTTTGAAGGAGGTgattcttcttgattctttctcTATACTTTGATTCAGCttttgtactactatttgctaactaattttacttttcttttgaatAGATTGTGAGTCTGCTGAAGCTGTGCTTCATCTCCCCAACTCCATTGGCGGATCTCGTGCTAAACAAAACAAGTTTGGCTCTTGCTCCCGAGCTAAGTACATTGGTTAATCATCAAGAAAAGTTAGGGTGTAAGAAGTTGGTTCTGAAAATGGTAGTGCAAAAGTCTAAAGGCAAGTTATTGTATGCTCTAGCTGAggatgattttgttgattttctgTTCAGTTTATTAGTCATACCATTAGGAGGAGTCGGGCATCTTCTTGCCGGTAAGACGTGTATTAGGGCAATAGATATCTTGCAACGGAGCGTTGCTGGTCTGGCTGAGAAGTACTTCAAGAGTCCGTCTATGAAAAATGAACTAATGAAACCTAGTCTTGTTCACGGTTCTGTTTCCGAGAACTACATTCTTCCCCTTGATCAACAATCCATGACTCTTAATGaacttcaaaatttcaaatttgctTCCCTTAAGTTTCCGAAAGGGCAGGGTAGATATGTCGCTATGCCAATAGCGTATATGGTGATGGATGATCTAACGATGAAGCCTCTACGTATCCATTCGACCATTTCCTTTCTACGTGAGAAGAATATCCCTATGTCTGATGTCGAAGAGAGAGCGGTGCAAGTCGGAGTGAAAGAGGTAAATGATCTTTGAAACTAGTACTGCTTTTGTATGTATGTTTAGATGTTGATTGATGAAGTTTGATGTTTGTTTGCAGGCATTAAGCATACTGAAAGCGTCTCTTACGTCCACGTCTGTTCTCACTGATGCTCTGCTCAATTCCGCGCCGATCAAACAACCAAATACAGGAAAAGGGGAGATTAAAACAGGATTCAATGAGGTAACAAATAGTACACTTTGCAAATTTGTAGAATTATTCATTTTGATTGATACAGGCATTGTGTACACTAAAAGCCTCTCTAACATCCACTTCTGCTCTCTCTGATACTCTTCTTACTCAGAATTCCAACAAACGGGTGAAGCAAGAAGTCTGAAAGTAGTGCAAAGTATTGTTTACTTTTGCagctttgtttttgttttattacatCCTTAGTTTTCTTGAAGCAAgatattgtttttgttttttttttgttggcaTTGTATGATCAAATACTTTGCAACTTGAGACTGTCAAGATTATCATGAAAGAGTGTGATTTTGCTTACAATATGCCttcatttgaatatttttagtatgtTGTGAATAAGGGGAAGAATATTAAAGTCAGTACTAATCAATTGTGTGGggaaaatttgattaaaaacataattgtGAAcggattaaaatggaaaaaaattgatgttcCATAAGTTCAATACTAGATCTTCTTTGTAGTTTGTACTAAATGATGTCacactactatttatttatttccaactaataaatttatttatttatttccaacTAAATTACAATTTGTGTCGATTGAAATACAATTTCATTTGAAAGGAAGTTTGAAATACTACTGAAGATTCAATTTATGTATAACATTGATAGGTGTATTCAAAAGTTTGATTATCACATAAAGGGAGTGAATACAAATAGTCTTTGGAATTTGATGGGACTTATGACTCTTAGTTTAACTTCTTCCCCATAAAAAGAGGGTTTGCTgagaaatataaattacttTGTCCAAATTACTAGTATCATAATAGTTTGTTTGTACCAAATATGCTATCGAAAATGTCTGGGGATGAAAAAGGTTATACATTCTCGTTGAAAGTGATGATtgataaagagagaaacaaaGTACTTTTTGCCACAGCCGACCGCCATTTCGTAGACATTTTGTTGAGCTTCTTGACTTTGCCGTTAGGAAGAATTATCAAAGTGTTGAAGCTGCATTATGGAGATGAGCTGCCTACCATTGGAAGCTTAACCAGCTTGTATCATGGCTTATCGAATCTCGGTAGCTCCCATTTTGTGACGGATGGTGCTAAGCAGATTCTGCTCAATCCAACCACTTCATTTGAAGATCAATACAAAAGGCTCAAACTTGATATCACTGACTTTCAGCCTGCTGCATATTTCTATTGTTCAAACAAGTTTCGTCGTTGTGATACTAGATTTCGTAGTGTAAGCAAGTACTATCATAATGTCAAGTATTGCAAAATTTGTGAGTCTAATATGGCAAATGAAGTAGCTAACAAAGTGTCGAGAGCTGGTTCTAGTGACGGAGTCTGGACTAAACGAACAACGTATTTCACAATCCTTGATGATCTGCAAATATTTCCAAATGAGATTGGACTCGTTCAAATCAGGACGCCTCTTGGAGTCACGGATGTGCATAAGGCCGAGGTAATCCAAGTCAATCTTGGATTCAATGAGGTGATTCTTGATTCCCTAATCTCAATCTTCTTCCAATATTTGTTATCAGTTctagttagttgtttttgtgTTAGATTGTGAAGTTGTTGAAGGTATCCTTGACGTCGCCAACTCCATTGTCGAAAGTCATTctaaacaaaacaacactCATGGATTCTCCAAGGGATCCATTGCACCACATATCAATGGAAAAAAACCCCACTTCAACTAATGTAAGTTTGAAATTGGCGATACAAAAATCAAGTGGAAAGTTGTTATATGCTCAAGCTAAGGAAGATTTTGTTGAGTTTCTGTTTAGTTTCTTCAACATACCGATAGGAGGAGCCGAGCACCTCATGGGAGGTAAGGCTTGTGTTAAGGCCATTGACAACTTGTATCGAAGCGCATCTGAATTCATAGGTGATAAGTATTTCAAGACCAAAGGTGCCAAAAAGAGGCTAATGAATCCCAAGTTGCCTCTTGGTTGTATCTCCGAAAGCCATATTCTTCCTCTTGTTGAAGCATCCTTACCTGCTAACTACACTGATGATCTCtcagttttttcttttgagaAGTTTCCCAAAGGGAAAGGGTGTTATCTTGAGGGACCAATGAATTATCATGTGACTGATGATTTAACCGTTACGCCTTTTTGTACTGTCTCTGTCTTTTCGAGTCTCCACAGCCTG
The nucleotide sequence above comes from Salvia hispanica cultivar TCC Black 2014 chromosome 5, UniMelb_Shisp_WGS_1.0, whole genome shotgun sequence. Encoded proteins:
- the LOC125188093 gene encoding uncharacterized protein LOC125188093, whose product is MSGDEKGYTFSLKVMIDKERNKVLFATADRHFVDILLSFLTLPLGRIIKVLKLHYGDELPTIGSLTSLYHGLSNLGSSHFVTDGAKQILLNPTTSFEDQYKRLKLDITDFQPAAYFYCSNKFRRCDTRFRSVSKYYHNVKYCKICESNMANEVANKVSRAGSSDGVWTKRTTYFTILDDLQIFPNEIGLVQIRTPLGVTDVHKAEIVKLLKVSLTSPTPLSKVILNKTTLMDSPRDPLHHISMEKNPTSTNVSLKLAIQKSSGKLLYAQAKEDFVEFLFSFFNIPIGGAEHLMGGKACVKAIDNLYRSASEFIGDKYFKTKGAKKRLMNPKLPLGCISESHILPLVEASLPANYTDDLSVFSFEKFPKGKGCYLEGPMNYHVTDDLTVTPFCTVSVFSSLHSLKIPISDVEEREMQIGFKEGLSILKASLTSTSALTDALLTQHSNKRMKEEV